One segment of Gordonia terrae DNA contains the following:
- a CDS encoding DNA-directed RNA polymerase subunit beta, with the protein MAVNRQSTSTIPGAPHRASFAKISEPLEVPGLLDLQLDSFEWLVGSPEWRAKAIARGDENPTGGLEDILHELSPIEDFSGSMSLSFSEPHFDEVKASVEECKDKDMTYAAPLFVTAEFINNNTGEIKSQTVFMGDFPIMTEKGSFIINGTERVVVSQLVRSPGVYFDASIDKTTEKTLHTVKVIPGRGAWLEFDVDKRDTVGVRIDRKRRQPVTVLLKALGFTAEEITERFGFSEIMMSTLEKDNTGNQDEALLEVYRKLRPGEPPTKESAENLLENLFFKDKRYDLARVGRYKVNKKLGLTGNPMVGESTLTREDIIATVEYLVRLHEADPHTTTYMTVPGGVEVPVEVDDIDHFGNRRLRTVGELIQNQIRVGLSRMERVVRERMTTQDVEAITPQTLINIRPVVAAIKEFFGTSQLSQFMDQNNPLSGLTHKRRLSALGPGGLSRERAGLEVRDVHPSHYGRMCPIETPEGPNIGLIGSLSVYARVNPFGFIETPYRKVVDGNVTDDIEYMTADEEDRFLIGQANTNFDGNGRITDERVLVRKKGSEVEFVGATDVEYLDVSPRQMVSVATAMIPFLEHDDANRALMGANMQRQAVPLVRNESPLVGTGMELRAAVDAGDVIVSTKTGVVEEVSADYITVMSDDGTRDTYRMRKFARSNHGTCANQRPIVDEGQRVESGQVLADGPCTENGEMALGKNLLVAIMPWEGHNYEDAIILSQRLVEEDVLTSIHIEEHEIDARDTKLGAEEITRDIPNVSDEVLADLDERGIVRIGAEVRDGDILVGKVTPKGETELTPEERLLRAIFGEKAREVRDTSLKVPHGETGKVIGVRVFSREDDDDLAPGVNELVRVYVAQKRKIQDGDKLAGRHGNKGVIGKILPQEDMPFLPDGTPVDIILNTHGVPRRMNIGQILETHLGWVAKAGWNINVAEGVPEWASRLPEDMYSAEPDTNTATPVFDGAREEELTGLLSSTLPNRDGEVMVNGDGKATLFDGRSGEPFPYPVSVGYMYIIKLHHLVDDKIHARSTGPYSMITQQPLGGKAQFGGQRFGEMECWAMQAYGAAYTLQELLTIKSDDVVGRVKVYEAIVKGENIPEPGIPESFKVLLKELQSLCLNVEVLSSDGAAIEMHDTDDEDLERAAANLGINLSRNESATVDDLAN; encoded by the coding sequence GTCACCGCGGAGTTCATCAACAACAACACCGGCGAGATCAAGTCGCAGACCGTCTTCATGGGCGACTTCCCGATCATGACCGAAAAGGGCAGCTTCATCATCAACGGCACCGAGCGTGTCGTCGTGAGCCAGCTGGTCCGCAGCCCGGGCGTGTACTTCGACGCCTCGATCGACAAGACCACCGAGAAGACCCTGCACACCGTCAAGGTGATCCCGGGTCGCGGCGCGTGGCTGGAGTTCGACGTCGACAAGCGCGACACCGTGGGTGTGCGTATCGACCGCAAGCGCCGTCAGCCGGTCACCGTGCTGCTCAAGGCGCTGGGCTTCACCGCCGAGGAGATCACCGAGCGTTTCGGCTTCTCCGAGATCATGATGTCGACGCTGGAGAAGGACAACACCGGCAACCAGGACGAGGCGCTGCTCGAGGTCTACCGCAAGCTGCGCCCGGGTGAGCCGCCGACCAAGGAGTCCGCGGAGAACCTCCTGGAGAACCTGTTCTTCAAGGACAAGCGTTACGACCTCGCGCGCGTGGGCCGGTACAAGGTCAACAAGAAGCTGGGTCTGACCGGCAACCCGATGGTGGGCGAGTCGACCCTGACCCGCGAGGACATCATCGCGACCGTCGAGTACCTGGTGCGTCTGCACGAGGCCGACCCGCACACCACCACCTACATGACCGTCCCCGGTGGCGTCGAGGTGCCCGTCGAGGTCGACGACATCGACCACTTCGGCAACCGTCGCCTGCGTACCGTCGGCGAGCTGATCCAGAACCAGATCCGCGTGGGCCTCTCGCGTATGGAGCGTGTCGTGCGTGAGCGCATGACCACCCAGGACGTCGAGGCGATCACCCCGCAGACCCTGATCAACATCCGTCCCGTCGTGGCGGCGATCAAGGAATTCTTCGGAACCAGCCAGCTGTCGCAGTTCATGGACCAGAACAACCCGCTGTCGGGTCTGACCCACAAGCGTCGTCTGTCGGCGCTGGGCCCGGGTGGTCTGAGCCGTGAGCGCGCCGGCCTCGAGGTGCGCGACGTGCACCCGTCGCACTACGGCCGCATGTGCCCGATCGAGACCCCTGAGGGTCCGAACATCGGTCTGATCGGTTCGCTCTCGGTGTACGCGCGGGTCAACCCGTTCGGCTTCATCGAGACCCCGTACCGCAAGGTCGTCGACGGCAACGTCACCGACGACATCGAGTACATGACCGCCGACGAGGAGGACCGCTTCCTCATCGGTCAGGCGAACACCAACTTCGACGGCAACGGCCGCATCACCGACGAGCGTGTCCTGGTGCGCAAGAAGGGCTCCGAGGTGGAGTTCGTCGGCGCGACCGATGTCGAGTACCTCGACGTCTCGCCGCGTCAGATGGTGTCCGTCGCGACCGCGATGATCCCGTTCCTCGAGCACGACGACGCGAACCGCGCCCTGATGGGTGCGAACATGCAGCGTCAGGCCGTGCCGCTGGTCCGCAACGAGTCGCCGCTGGTCGGCACCGGCATGGAGCTGCGTGCCGCGGTCGACGCCGGCGACGTCATCGTCTCGACCAAGACCGGTGTGGTGGAAGAGGTCTCGGCCGACTACATCACCGTCATGTCCGACGACGGCACCCGCGACACCTACCGGATGCGCAAGTTCGCGCGGTCCAACCACGGCACCTGTGCCAACCAGCGTCCGATCGTGGACGAGGGTCAGCGCGTGGAGTCCGGCCAGGTCCTCGCCGACGGCCCCTGCACCGAGAACGGTGAGATGGCGCTCGGCAAGAACCTGCTCGTGGCGATCATGCCGTGGGAGGGTCACAACTACGAGGACGCGATCATCCTGAGCCAGCGTCTCGTCGAAGAGGACGTGCTCACCTCGATCCACATCGAGGAGCACGAGATCGACGCCCGCGACACCAAGCTCGGTGCCGAGGAGATCACCCGGGACATCCCGAACGTCTCCGACGAGGTGCTCGCCGATCTCGACGAGCGCGGCATCGTGCGTATCGGTGCTGAGGTCCGCGACGGCGACATCCTGGTCGGCAAGGTCACGCCGAAGGGCGAGACCGAGCTGACCCCGGAAGAGCGTCTGCTGCGTGCGATCTTCGGCGAGAAGGCCCGTGAGGTCCGCGACACCTCGCTGAAGGTGCCGCACGGCGAGACCGGCAAGGTCATCGGCGTGCGCGTGTTCAGCCGCGAGGACGACGACGATCTGGCTCCCGGCGTCAACGAGCTGGTCCGCGTGTACGTGGCCCAGAAGCGCAAGATCCAGGACGGCGACAAGCTCGCCGGCCGTCACGGCAACAAGGGCGTCATCGGCAAGATCCTCCCGCAGGAGGACATGCCGTTCCTGCCCGACGGCACTCCCGTCGACATCATCCTGAACACCCACGGTGTCCCGCGTCGTATGAACATCGGCCAGATCCTGGAGACCCACCTCGGGTGGGTCGCCAAGGCCGGCTGGAACATCAACGTGGCCGAGGGTGTGCCGGAGTGGGCGTCGCGTCTGCCCGAGGACATGTACTCGGCCGAGCCCGACACCAACACCGCCACCCCGGTGTTCGACGGCGCGCGCGAGGAGGAGCTGACCGGACTGCTGTCCTCGACGCTGCCGAACCGCGACGGCGAGGTGATGGTCAACGGCGACGGCAAGGCGACGCTGTTCGACGGTCGTTCCGGCGAGCCGTTCCCGTACCCGGTGTCGGTCGGCTACATGTACATCATCAAGCTGCACCACCTGGTCGACGACAAGATCCACGCTCGTTCGACCGGTCCGTACTCGATGATCACCCAGCAGCCGCTCGGTGGTAAGGCGCAGTTCGGTGGTCAGCGCTTCGGTGAGATGGAGTGTTGGGCCATGCAGGCCTACGGCGCCGCGTACACGCTGCAGGAGCTGCTGACCATCAAGTCGGACGACGTGGTGGGCCGCGTCAAGGTCTACGAGGCGATCGTCAAGGGCGAGAACATCCCGGAGCCGGGTATCCCCGAGTCGTTCAAGGTGCTGCTGAAGGAACTTCAGTCGCTGTGCCTGAACGTCGAGGTGCTGAGCTCCGACGGTGCGGCCATCGAGATGCACGACACCGACGACGAGGACCTGGAGCGCGCAGCTGCCAACCTCGGCATCAACCTGTCGCGCAACGAGTCGGCCACCGTCGACGATCTCGCCAACTGA